In Bacillus kexueae, a single genomic region encodes these proteins:
- a CDS encoding diguanylate cyclase domain-containing protein, whose protein sequence is MKILFSNLFILKLSIIATICLACLTISLFAPLESVSIVFIVLLLTVCGVGSLTGIVPSLGISLIIMFSMGSLYFWTEYMDSSFRLSSVISLNLFFFWSTSLVLLSLLTGQIHGRIEELMEQNRYLQKKFTQLVAVDPLTGFDNKQRMILELNEELNRAKRYGNEFSFLLIQMDHFHEFEKLYGEKETNHLLQQLADKLNTLTRISDQKYRVEANVFAVLLTHTTEQQVELIIHKLKDHLPTHTLLNGNMTTLSMKFGYSNFEPSIPDANTLYEIAKNELVTYV, encoded by the coding sequence ATGAAAATATTATTCAGTAACTTGTTTATCTTAAAATTGTCCATTATCGCAACCATCTGCTTAGCATGCCTGACTATCTCGTTGTTTGCACCACTTGAATCAGTAAGTATTGTGTTCATTGTGTTATTGCTTACCGTTTGTGGTGTTGGTAGTCTAACAGGAATCGTCCCTTCTTTAGGGATTTCCCTCATTATTATGTTTTCAATGGGGAGTCTTTATTTCTGGACAGAATACATGGATTCGTCTTTTCGACTTTCATCTGTCATTTCATTGAATCTCTTTTTCTTTTGGTCTACTTCTCTCGTCCTTTTATCGCTTCTAACCGGGCAAATACATGGACGAATTGAAGAACTAATGGAACAGAATCGATATTTACAGAAGAAGTTTACACAACTAGTTGCTGTCGACCCACTCACTGGATTTGATAATAAACAGCGAATGATACTTGAATTGAATGAAGAGCTAAATCGCGCAAAGCGCTATGGAAATGAATTTTCTTTCTTACTCATTCAAATGGACCATTTTCACGAATTTGAAAAGCTTTACGGCGAGAAAGAAACCAATCATTTGCTTCAACAACTGGCAGATAAATTAAATACCTTAACTCGTATCAGTGACCAAAAATACCGTGTCGAAGCGAATGTGTTCGCCGTGCTGCTAACTCACACAACTGAACAACAAGTGGAGTTGATTATTCATAAGCTCAAAGATCATCTCCCGACTCATACACTATTAAACGGAAACATGACAACCTTATCAATGAAGTTTGGGTATTCCAACTTTGAACCATCAATCCCAGATGCTAATACATTGTATGA